The following coding sequences are from one Paenibacillus sp. FSL R5-0912 window:
- a CDS encoding ABC transporter substrate-binding protein: MNKLMTTGLALALTSLLAACGSNNTAATNGAGTDNAATPEATSAGAPTELVVSTWGFSEDFFKEAVYAPFEQEHNVKIVVEIGNNAERLNKIRQGSSDVDVVYLSDYYAQQAINEGLFETIDRSNIPNIDKIYDIAKAPLGEEYGPAYTVGRLGIAYNPALVEGEVGSWADMWSKFDKNLALPAITATAGPMIVDAASLVSGGTEFNEDGAFTKLKELDSNVVKYYSQTSEYVNMFGQEEIAGGPIMEMYFKDLQAAVPDAKFVAPSEGAYAVMNTLNVVKGSDNKELAEEFINWQLSQEVQEKSAKAKVDSPVNTEVVLTDEEAVGVTYGAEVISKLRKLDMSFVNEHISVWTDRFNREIGG, encoded by the coding sequence ATGAATAAATTAATGACTACAGGCCTTGCTCTTGCTTTGACTTCTCTGCTTGCCGCTTGCGGCAGCAACAATACCGCTGCGACAAACGGCGCCGGTACGGACAATGCAGCTACACCGGAAGCAACATCTGCGGGTGCGCCAACGGAATTAGTGGTCTCTACCTGGGGATTCTCGGAGGACTTCTTCAAGGAAGCCGTCTACGCTCCGTTTGAGCAAGAGCATAATGTCAAAATCGTCGTCGAGATCGGCAACAACGCCGAGCGTCTGAACAAAATCCGCCAGGGCAGCTCCGATGTGGATGTAGTCTACCTGTCTGATTATTATGCGCAGCAGGCTATCAATGAGGGACTGTTCGAAACGATTGACCGCAGCAATATTCCAAACATCGATAAGATCTATGATATCGCCAAAGCGCCGCTCGGTGAAGAATATGGTCCGGCATATACCGTTGGCCGGCTGGGAATTGCCTATAACCCGGCACTTGTTGAAGGAGAAGTCGGTTCATGGGCAGATATGTGGAGTAAGTTCGACAAGAACCTGGCGCTGCCGGCGATTACTGCCACAGCGGGTCCAATGATTGTGGATGCGGCATCGCTCGTGTCGGGCGGTACCGAGTTCAATGAAGACGGAGCCTTCACGAAGCTGAAGGAGCTGGACAGCAATGTGGTCAAATATTACTCCCAGACTTCGGAGTATGTAAATATGTTCGGCCAGGAGGAAATTGCCGGCGGTCCGATTATGGAAATGTACTTCAAGGATCTCCAGGCAGCCGTGCCGGATGCCAAGTTCGTAGCACCGTCTGAAGGTGCTTATGCCGTAATGAATACGCTCAACGTGGTCAAAGGCAGTGACAACAAGGAGCTTGCTGAAGAGTTCATCAACTGGCAGCTGAGCCAGGAAGTGCAGGAGAAATCGGCCAAAGCCAAAGTCGATTCCCCGGTAAACACAGAAGTTGTGCTGACGGATGAAGAAGCAGTAGGCGTAACGTACGGTGCAGAGGTAATCAGCAAGCTGCGCAAGCTGGACATGTCCTTCGTGAACGA